In one Juglans regia cultivar Chandler chromosome 11, Walnut 2.0, whole genome shotgun sequence genomic region, the following are encoded:
- the LOC108993554 gene encoding probable isoaspartyl peptidase/L-asparaginase 3 isoform X1 produces MATKNLFLSYTLLLTLLHLVVVHEALNSGPYPLVVSTWPFLDAVRAAWRAVDSGFSAVDAVVEGCSACEELQCDGTVGPGGSPDENGETTIDALVMDGVTMEVGAVAAMRYMKDGIRAARLVMQHTKHTLLVGEQASAFALSMGLPGSTNLSSSESLGKWSKWKENRCQPNFWQNVVPINSCGPYHPRDSLDLTKGACSKAKLMETIESRSSLIGLHNHDTIAMAVIDRMGHLAVGTSTNGATYKIPGRVGDGPIAGSSAYADDEIGACGATGDGDIMMRFLPCYQVVESMRLGMEPKLAAKDAISRIARKFPDFVGAVFAINKNGKHAGACHGWTFQYSVRSQEMDDVEVFTVLP; encoded by the exons ATGGCTACGAAGAACCTGTTCTTGTCTTATACATTGCTCCTTACGTTACTTCATCTG GTTGTTGTACATGAAGCTTTGAATTCAGGCCCATACCCTTTGGTTGTGAGCACATGGCCCTTCCTAGATGCTGTTAGAGCTGCTTGGAGAGCTGTTGATAGTGGGTTTTCAGCAGTTGACGCTGTTGTGGAGGGTTGCTCCGCCTGCGAGGAACTGCAATGTGATGGAACAG TTGGGCCAGGTGGAAGTCCAGATGAGAACGGAGAAACTACGATTGATGCTCTGGTCATGGATGGG GTGACAATGGAGGTTGGAGCTGTCGCTGCTATGAGGTACATGAAGGACGGCATCAGAGCTGCTAGATTAGTAATGCAGCATACTAAACACACTTTGCTTGTTGGAGAGCAAGCCTCTGCATTTGCTTTATCAATGGGTCTCCCGGGATCCACAAACCTTAGTTCATCCGAGTCTTTGGGGAAGTGGAGTAAATGGAAGGAAAATCGCTGCCAACCTAATTTTTGGCAAAATGTTGTACCTATCAATAGTTGTGGTCCATATCATCCAAGGGATTCTCTTGACCTAACTAAAGGGGCATGTTCCAAAGCCAAGCTTATGGAAACTATCGAATCAAGATCATCCCTCATTGGTCTTCACAACCATGACACTATAGCAATGGCTGTCATTGACAGA ATGGGGCACCTTGCCGTTGGTACATCGACTAATGGAGCAACATATAAGATCCCTGGCAG GGTAGGTGATGGACCCATTGCAGGATCTTCAGCATATGCTGATGACGAAATTGGTGCATGTGGGGCAACTGGAGATGGTGACATTATGATGCGCTTCCTTCCATG TTATCAAGTAGTGGAGAGTATGAGATTAGGAATGGAACCCAAGCTTGCTGCAAAGGATGCAATATCAAGAATAGCACGAAAATTTCCTGATTTTGTGGGAGCTGTTTTTGCGATTAATAAGAATGGGAAGCATGCTGGTGCTTGCCATGGATGGACATTTCAATACTCGGTGAGAAGCCAAGAAATGGATGATGTGGAAGTGTTCACTGTGCTACCCTAA
- the LOC108993554 gene encoding probable isoaspartyl peptidase/L-asparaginase 3 isoform X2 encodes MDGVTMEVGAVAAMRYMKDGIRAARLVMQHTKHTLLVGEQASAFALSMGLPGSTNLSSSESLGKWSKWKENRCQPNFWQNVVPINSCGPYHPRDSLDLTKGACSKAKLMETIESRSSLIGLHNHDTIAMAVIDRMGHLAVGTSTNGATYKIPGRVGDGPIAGSSAYADDEIGACGATGDGDIMMRFLPCYQVVESMRLGMEPKLAAKDAISRIARKFPDFVGAVFAINKNGKHAGACHGWTFQYSVRSQEMDDVEVFTVLP; translated from the exons ATGGATGGG GTGACAATGGAGGTTGGAGCTGTCGCTGCTATGAGGTACATGAAGGACGGCATCAGAGCTGCTAGATTAGTAATGCAGCATACTAAACACACTTTGCTTGTTGGAGAGCAAGCCTCTGCATTTGCTTTATCAATGGGTCTCCCGGGATCCACAAACCTTAGTTCATCCGAGTCTTTGGGGAAGTGGAGTAAATGGAAGGAAAATCGCTGCCAACCTAATTTTTGGCAAAATGTTGTACCTATCAATAGTTGTGGTCCATATCATCCAAGGGATTCTCTTGACCTAACTAAAGGGGCATGTTCCAAAGCCAAGCTTATGGAAACTATCGAATCAAGATCATCCCTCATTGGTCTTCACAACCATGACACTATAGCAATGGCTGTCATTGACAGA ATGGGGCACCTTGCCGTTGGTACATCGACTAATGGAGCAACATATAAGATCCCTGGCAG GGTAGGTGATGGACCCATTGCAGGATCTTCAGCATATGCTGATGACGAAATTGGTGCATGTGGGGCAACTGGAGATGGTGACATTATGATGCGCTTCCTTCCATG TTATCAAGTAGTGGAGAGTATGAGATTAGGAATGGAACCCAAGCTTGCTGCAAAGGATGCAATATCAAGAATAGCACGAAAATTTCCTGATTTTGTGGGAGCTGTTTTTGCGATTAATAAGAATGGGAAGCATGCTGGTGCTTGCCATGGATGGACATTTCAATACTCGGTGAGAAGCCAAGAAATGGATGATGTGGAAGTGTTCACTGTGCTACCCTAA
- the LOC108993554 gene encoding probable isoaspartyl peptidase/L-asparaginase 3 isoform X3 — MEVGAVAAMRYMKDGIRAARLVMQHTKHTLLVGEQASAFALSMGLPGSTNLSSSESLGKWSKWKENRCQPNFWQNVVPINSCGPYHPRDSLDLTKGACSKAKLMETIESRSSLIGLHNHDTIAMAVIDRMGHLAVGTSTNGATYKIPGRVGDGPIAGSSAYADDEIGACGATGDGDIMMRFLPCYQVVESMRLGMEPKLAAKDAISRIARKFPDFVGAVFAINKNGKHAGACHGWTFQYSVRSQEMDDVEVFTVLP; from the exons ATGGAGGTTGGAGCTGTCGCTGCTATGAGGTACATGAAGGACGGCATCAGAGCTGCTAGATTAGTAATGCAGCATACTAAACACACTTTGCTTGTTGGAGAGCAAGCCTCTGCATTTGCTTTATCAATGGGTCTCCCGGGATCCACAAACCTTAGTTCATCCGAGTCTTTGGGGAAGTGGAGTAAATGGAAGGAAAATCGCTGCCAACCTAATTTTTGGCAAAATGTTGTACCTATCAATAGTTGTGGTCCATATCATCCAAGGGATTCTCTTGACCTAACTAAAGGGGCATGTTCCAAAGCCAAGCTTATGGAAACTATCGAATCAAGATCATCCCTCATTGGTCTTCACAACCATGACACTATAGCAATGGCTGTCATTGACAGA ATGGGGCACCTTGCCGTTGGTACATCGACTAATGGAGCAACATATAAGATCCCTGGCAG GGTAGGTGATGGACCCATTGCAGGATCTTCAGCATATGCTGATGACGAAATTGGTGCATGTGGGGCAACTGGAGATGGTGACATTATGATGCGCTTCCTTCCATG TTATCAAGTAGTGGAGAGTATGAGATTAGGAATGGAACCCAAGCTTGCTGCAAAGGATGCAATATCAAGAATAGCACGAAAATTTCCTGATTTTGTGGGAGCTGTTTTTGCGATTAATAAGAATGGGAAGCATGCTGGTGCTTGCCATGGATGGACATTTCAATACTCGGTGAGAAGCCAAGAAATGGATGATGTGGAAGTGTTCACTGTGCTACCCTAA
- the LOC108993520 gene encoding uncharacterized protein LOC108993520 — MGDKNTRFFHECANQRKRRNNIVSILDGQSVLRENKEGIAAAFRDHFSRSTPVRRHLEEVEEALRMMGALKALGPDGFGACFFQSFWHVVGDNTLANRLKRVMDDFISRCHSAFIPGRLISDNVIEAYEMLHSMKCRHRNRVRSMAVKLDISKAYDKVEWGYLEAVMRKWVLGLDGQAKEKDGCLIFGKANWKEWKKISGILEVYEKASGQSLNKLKKTVLFSLIVGAEVRDGIVKDCGARVQNNYEKYLGLPIMVGRSRYQSFSNVKDRVWKKLSNWKN; from the exons ATGGGAGACAAGAATACTAGATTCTTCCATGAGTGTGCTAATCAGAGAAAAAGAAGGAACAATATTGTGTCTATACTGGATGGTCAGTCAGTTTTAAGGGAGAATAAGGAAGGTATTGCTGCAGCTTTTAGGGATCATTTCTCTAGATCTACACCAGTGCGAAGACATCT GGAGGAAGTTGAAGAGGCTTTGAGAATGATGGGAGCTTTGAAGGCCCTAggacctgatggttttgggGCATGCTTTTTCCAGTCTTTTTGGCATGTGGTGGGTGATAAC aCTCTTGCTAATAGGCTTAAAAGGGTGATGGatgattttatttcaagatGCCATAGTGCATTTATTCCTGGGAGACTGATCTCAGACAATGTTATAGAAGCCTATGAGATGTTGCATTCGATGAAGTGCAGGCATAGGAATAGAGTGAGAAGTATGGCAGTGAAGCTGGACATTTCTAAGGCCTATGACAAGGTGGAATGGGGATACCTGGAGGCAGTCATGAGGAAGTGGGTTTTGGGGTTAGATGGACAG GCTAAAGAAAAAG ATGGCTGCTTAATTTTTGGGAAAGCTAATTGGAAAGAATGGAAGAAAATTAGTGGGATATTGGAGGTTTATGAGAAGGCATCTGGCCAGAGTTTGAATAAGCTTAAGAAAACAGTTCTGTTTAGCCTTATAGTTGGTGCAGAAGTGAGGGATGGTATTGTGAAGGATTGTGGGGCTAGAGTGCAGAACAACTATGAGAAGTATCTAGGTCTGCCAATTATGGTTGGCAGGTCCAGATATCAATCATTTAGCAATGTCAAAGATCGAGTTTGGAAAAAGCTGAGTAACtggaaaaattag
- the LOC108993519 gene encoding uncharacterized protein LOC108993519 has product MNDLAKRWECLKLTEKESQLVDLDDEISEELKNKGECSLVGKIWMERNISKGVIETTMAKVWRISRKALFQEVGTNKFVITFANQADKQRILDGRPWLFDNQLFVILPLDGFIPPQQMDFSRERFWVQFHDLPIACMNKAGGEKLGETVGRVLEVELQEDGSGWGSFLRILIEIEIEKPLARGRTIAIKGRTYWIPLKFEKLPHFCFRCGSIIHGEGGGRDSVWHMDEGRDESKI; this is encoded by the coding sequence ATGAATGATCTTGCAAAAAGATGGGAATGTTTGAAGCTGACGGAGAAAGAATCTCAGCTAGTAGACCTGGATGATGAGATATCGGAGGAGTTGAAAAATAAGGGGGAATGCAGTCTGGTGGGAAAGATATGGATGGAAAGAAACATTAGTAAGGGAGTTATTGAAACTACGATGGCTAAAGTGTGGAGGATAAGCAGGAAGGCTCTGTTTCAAGAGGTGGGTACAAACAAGTTTGTAATCACCTTTGCAAACCAAGCTGATAAACAGAGGATCCTGGATGGGAGACCATGGTTATTTGACAACCAGTTGTTCGTAATATTGCCCTTAGATGGATTCATACCACCACAGCAGATGGACTTCAGTAGGGAGAGGTTCTGGGTTCAGTTTCATGACTTACCAATAGCATGTATGAATAAGGCAGGAGGAGAAAAACTAGGTGAGACTGTGGGTAGAGTACTGGAAGTAGAGTTACAGGAGGACGGGAGTGGGTGGGGTTCTTTTCTGAGGATTTTAATAGAAATAGAGATTGAGAAACCATTGGCTAGGGGAAGGACTATCGCTATTAAGGGGAGAACTTACTGGATTcctctgaaatttgaaaaattaccaCATTTCTGCTTTAGATGTGGTAGTATTATTCAtggagaaggaggaggaagagattcAGTTTGGCACATGGATGAGGGCAGGGATGAGAGCAAAATTTAA